A window from Bosea sp. ANAM02 encodes these proteins:
- a CDS encoding phage terminase large subunit family protein has protein sequence MMDLATETFALVDEAWRRGLSTPPAMTVSEWADRSRMLPSENAEPGPWRTDRVPYLREIMDQLSISTPTEQVVFMKGSQTGGTEAALNAIGYWIDHAPGSILAVWPSIDMVRRNSRIRIEPLIAGTPAIRAKIVQPKAKEPGNTISQKEFPGGSLMMTGANSATALRSTAARYLVLDEVDAFPMDVDEEGDPVSLAIQRTVTFRGRRKIVMISTPTIAGVSRIERAWLESDRRRYHVPCPHCAAFQPLEWRGVTWPEDEPARAFYACRECGGVIEEHQKPALLAAGRWEAEAAGPGKAAGYHLSALYSPFESWGQIAVDFLASKDDPTRLKTWVNLKLGEPFEDRETAPLPAEQLQARAEDLDQLWTELLPDGVAVITAGVDVQDNRIEVELVGWGRNEESWSIDYQIIHGDPAGPEPWNALDRIIGRRFAHPRAVPDLPVMAVAVDSGGHRTSQVMAYSAARLNRHVWAVKGKGGAGVPAWPRRPPKPRKATTTPLHIIGVDGLKHQLLARLRLSEPGPGACHFPSDRDPSWFAGLLAEPPIRKYSRGVPRIEWVVDRGVRNEPLDCRIYALAALAGLGAAGFSLSDSASRISEACARQGGGAEKSLLPHRPSIIKSRWMGR, from the coding sequence ATGATGGATCTCGCGACCGAAACGTTCGCCCTCGTCGATGAGGCCTGGCGGCGCGGCCTCTCGACCCCGCCTGCGATGACGGTTTCCGAATGGGCCGATCGCAGCAGAATGCTCCCGTCCGAGAACGCGGAGCCTGGTCCGTGGCGGACCGATCGCGTGCCTTATCTCCGCGAGATCATGGACCAGCTGTCGATCAGCACGCCGACGGAGCAGGTCGTGTTCATGAAGGGCTCCCAGACCGGCGGTACGGAAGCCGCGTTGAACGCGATAGGCTACTGGATCGACCACGCGCCTGGATCAATCCTCGCCGTCTGGCCATCGATCGACATGGTGCGCCGGAACTCCCGCATCCGCATCGAGCCCCTCATCGCCGGCACGCCTGCGATTCGCGCGAAGATCGTCCAGCCGAAGGCAAAGGAGCCGGGCAACACGATCTCGCAGAAGGAATTTCCGGGCGGCTCGCTCATGATGACCGGCGCCAACAGCGCGACGGCCCTGCGATCGACCGCTGCGCGCTATCTCGTCCTCGACGAGGTCGACGCCTTCCCGATGGATGTCGACGAGGAGGGCGACCCCGTCTCGCTTGCGATCCAGCGCACCGTGACGTTCCGCGGCCGCCGCAAGATCGTGATGATTTCGACCCCGACCATCGCCGGTGTCAGTCGCATCGAGCGCGCCTGGCTGGAAAGCGACCGCCGTCGCTATCATGTGCCATGCCCGCACTGCGCCGCCTTTCAGCCGCTGGAGTGGCGCGGCGTGACTTGGCCCGAGGACGAGCCGGCGCGCGCCTTCTACGCCTGCCGGGAATGCGGAGGCGTTATCGAGGAGCATCAGAAGCCCGCGCTGCTCGCCGCCGGCCGCTGGGAGGCCGAGGCGGCCGGTCCCGGGAAGGCAGCCGGCTATCACCTCTCCGCGCTCTACAGCCCTTTCGAGAGTTGGGGGCAGATCGCTGTCGATTTCCTCGCCAGCAAGGACGATCCAACCCGTCTCAAGACATGGGTTAACCTCAAGCTGGGCGAGCCCTTCGAGGATCGCGAGACGGCGCCGCTTCCTGCCGAGCAGCTTCAGGCCCGCGCCGAGGATCTGGATCAACTTTGGACCGAGCTACTGCCGGACGGCGTCGCGGTGATTACCGCCGGCGTTGACGTGCAGGATAATCGGATCGAGGTCGAGCTCGTCGGCTGGGGTCGGAACGAAGAGAGCTGGTCCATCGACTACCAGATCATCCACGGCGATCCGGCCGGCCCTGAGCCATGGAACGCGCTGGACAGGATCATCGGCAGGCGCTTCGCCCATCCGCGCGCCGTGCCGGATTTGCCGGTGATGGCCGTGGCGGTCGATTCCGGCGGCCACCGCACCAGCCAGGTCATGGCCTATTCTGCCGCACGGCTGAACCGCCATGTATGGGCCGTGAAGGGCAAGGGCGGGGCTGGCGTGCCTGCCTGGCCCCGGCGCCCGCCAAAGCCGCGGAAGGCCACGACGACACCGCTGCACATCATCGGCGTGGATGGGCTGAAGCATCAGCTCCTGGCCCGCCTGCGCTTGTCGGAGCCCGGCCCGGGCGCATGCCATTTCCCGAGCGACCGCGATCCGTCGTGGTTCGCTGGCCTGCTGGCGGAACCGCCGATCAGAAAATACAGCCGCGGCGTGCCGCGGATCGAGTGGGTGGTCGACCGCGGTGTCAGGAACGAGCCACTCGACTGCCGGATTTACGCGCTAGCTGCGCTAGCTGGCCTTGGCGCAGCGGGCTTCTCGCTCAGCGATTCTGCATCGCGGATCAGCGAAGCCTGCGCGCGTCAAGGTGGCGGCGCCGAGAAGAGCCTGCTACCCCACAGGCCCTCAATTATTAAATCCCGATGGATGGGCCGCTAA